A window of Cryptomeria japonica chromosome 3, Sugi_1.0, whole genome shotgun sequence contains these coding sequences:
- the LOC131874220 gene encoding uncharacterized protein LOC131874220 — protein sequence MALRPPSNDSPTSLFLNAPNSIVDVRGSAPPPLPCVGSSAPTIHATTVWPTIPLAVVDAPGAASTPPGSLAVDPAVVGSLAFGETTLPLAVDAVGPLPKHVVIATVSVFAVSSHEDDVVPPMAPVAPTYVFVASSPEAPTSASLVLQPSPAVGSASATAVLSQPTAIAVLQPPTTLFHPSVVTDVVDPAGALPMDLSIAWSVVVRRRKGKPSPLPHTPPRGGLGGPSPP from the exons ATGGCTCTCCGACCTCCCTCCAATGACTCTCCCACCTCCCTCTTTTTGAATGCCCCTAATTCTATTGTGGATGTCCGGGGCTCTGCTCCTCCCCCCCTTCCTTGCGTGGGGTCCTCGGCTCCTACGATCCATGCTACTACTGTTTGGCCGACAATCCCTTTGGCGGTTGTTGATGCGCCTGGTGCTGCATCCACCCCCCCTGGTTCCTTGGCTGTGGATCCTGCTGTTGTCGGCTCTCTGGCTTTTGGGGAAACGACCTTGCCGCTTGCTGTTGATGCTGTTGGTCCTTTGCCCAAACATGTTG TTATTGCTACGGTTTCTGTGTTTGCTGTCTCCTCCCATGAGGATGATGTCGTGCCCCCCATGGCTCCAGTTGCTCCTACTTATGTTTTTGTGGCCTCGTCTCCAGAGGCCCCCACTTCCGCTTCTCTTGTCCTACAACCCTCCCCTGCTGTTGGATCTGCTTCTGCTACTGCTGTTTTGTCACAACCTACTGCTATTGCTGTTTTACAGCCCCCTACGACCCTCTTTCATCCTTCTGTTGTCACCGATGTTGTTGACCCTGCGGGGGCCCTTCCAATGGATCTTAGCATTGCCTGGTCTGTGGTTGTTCGCAGGCGTAAGGGGAAACCTTCTCCCTTGCCCCATACCCCCCCTCGTGGGGGTTTGGGTGGCCCGTCCCCCCCTTGA
- the LOC131035074 gene encoding RPM1-interacting protein 4: MAQRPTHVPKFGNWTEDHIPYTAVFNHARAGKGTGGKLINPNDPEENPSAFVQSTEIKDYTSENLPGKNPEYEDGSVPGRPPPPPRRTSDSNSNGGHVTKPRHERRYSREDVDSRRPIGSPARYQYADSPARKTTGESPGHRYAGRNTTAGGSVKSNTGESQRKDQGMGEVHSSSQDQSTAQYQGRLGNKPGAASPAWDRKGPADGGPVFAPATPGRKPRGGSVRADETPDRGGPLPKFGAWNENDPASADGFTFIFNKAREEKQTGGNSKIPTLPPETPSRDSGYKQAVPRKSSFPCCCLPQTAE; the protein is encoded by the exons CAACGGCCAACACATGTTCCAAAGTTTGGAAACTGGACTGAAGACCATATTCCTTACACTGCTGTTTTTAACCATGCCCGTGCTGGCAAAGGTACAGGAGGGAAGCTTATCAATCCTAATGATCCTGAAGAAAATCCATCTGCCTTTGTACAGAGTACTGAAATAAAGGATTATACATCAGAGAATTTGCCAGGGAAAAATCCTGAATATGAGGATGGCAGTGTTCCAGGTAGACCACCTCCACCTCCTAGGAGGACAAGTGATTCAAATTCAAATGGTGGACATGTAACAAAACCTCGTCATGAAAGGCGGTACAGCAGGGAAGATGTGGATTCCAGGCGCCCCATTGGATCCCCTGCACGCTACCAATATGCTGATTCTCCTGCTCGAAAAACAACAGGGGAATCACCTGGTCATAGATATGCAGGGCGCAACACTACGGCTGGTGGATCTGTAAAATCAAACACTGGTGAATCACAAAGGAAGGATCAAGGTATGGGGGAGGTTCATTCTTCCAGTCAAGACCAATCTACAGCACAGTATCAAGGGAGACTTGGTAACAAACCTGGAGCAGCTTCTCCTGCATGGGATAGGAAGGGTCCAGCAGATGGGGGGCCTGTGTTTGCACCAGCAACACCAGGGAGAAAGCCACGTGGAGGAAGTGTACGAGCTGATGAAACT CCTGATCGAGGAGGGCCTCTACCCAAATTTGGTGCTTGGAATGAGAATGATCCTGCATCTGCAGATGGATTTACATTTATATTTAACAAAGCAAGGGAAGAGAAGCAGACAGGAGGAAATTCTAAGATTCCAACACTACCACCTGAAACTCCTTCACGTGATAGTGGTTACAAGCAAGCTGTACCACGCAAATCTTCA TTTCCATGTTGCTGTTTACCACAGACTGCAGAGTGA